From Microbacterium sp. YJN-G, a single genomic window includes:
- a CDS encoding DUF58 domain-containing protein, protein MRRRPLTARGWGCLLSGILLVVAANVISARPLLYLGVLLAALPLVSLLIVRLPRRRGTVSRQIETDLLAVGETSRVNVRFELVGLGTPNGFWRDTLPPAVRGDAEGDYPGDSWVLRYDLEGVRRGISTLGPLTLHTIDPFGLAQREQEFGETRAITVIPQTVALAPLPTRVGAAGGTARTRSSRIGQGADNLIPRPYASGDSRRRIHWRATAHRGDLMVRQEEEEASPDAMVVLDRAASRWERQGEESDAAFEAAVSLCASAALRLAQDGYSVDVVDSAGFALGELRGHEDDREDFLVALATVSPRGEPRDLRTLVGPNPPGPLVLITGRLDESDAEHLSTAGAAAPLLFAASAGPGALSAATAHGWHAASLTASDDLSEVWEDALPVAKAAHG, encoded by the coding sequence ATGCGACGCCGGCCGCTGACCGCACGGGGATGGGGATGCCTGCTGTCGGGCATCCTGCTCGTCGTCGCCGCCAACGTCATCTCGGCGCGTCCTCTGCTCTACCTGGGCGTGCTGCTGGCCGCGCTGCCGCTGGTCTCGCTGCTCATCGTTCGCCTGCCGCGCCGGCGCGGCACCGTGTCACGGCAGATCGAGACCGATCTGCTGGCCGTCGGCGAGACCTCGCGGGTGAACGTGCGCTTCGAGCTGGTCGGTCTCGGCACCCCGAACGGGTTCTGGCGCGACACACTGCCGCCCGCCGTGCGCGGCGACGCCGAAGGAGACTATCCGGGCGACTCGTGGGTGCTGCGCTACGACCTCGAGGGCGTGCGGCGCGGCATCTCGACGCTCGGCCCGCTGACGCTGCACACCATCGACCCGTTCGGCCTGGCCCAGCGCGAGCAGGAGTTCGGTGAGACCCGCGCGATCACCGTCATCCCGCAGACCGTCGCGCTCGCCCCGCTGCCGACCAGGGTGGGTGCCGCCGGCGGCACCGCCCGCACCCGCTCCAGCCGCATCGGACAGGGCGCGGACAATCTGATCCCTCGCCCGTACGCGTCGGGCGACTCGCGTCGCCGCATCCACTGGCGCGCCACCGCGCACCGGGGCGACCTGATGGTCCGCCAGGAGGAGGAAGAGGCCAGCCCCGACGCCATGGTGGTGCTCGACCGCGCCGCCTCGCGGTGGGAGCGCCAGGGCGAGGAATCGGATGCCGCATTCGAGGCGGCCGTGTCGCTGTGCGCATCCGCCGCCCTGCGACTGGCGCAGGACGGCTACAGCGTCGACGTCGTCGACAGCGCGGGCTTCGCGCTGGGCGAGCTGCGCGGGCACGAGGACGACCGGGAGGACTTCCTCGTCGCGCTGGCGACGGTGAGCCCGCGCGGCGAGCCGCGCGATCTGCGCACCCTCGTCGGACCGAATCCGCCCGGGCCGCTGGTGCTCATCACCGGACGGCTGGACGAATCGGATGCCGAGCACCTGAGCACCGCCGGCGCCGCCGCCCCGCTGCTGTTCGCAGCATCCGCAGGTCCCGGCGCACTGTCGGCGGCGACCGCGCACGGCTGGCACGCCGCGTCGCTGACGGCATCCGATGACCTCTCCGAGGTGTGGGAAGACGCCCTGCCCGTGGCGAAGGCGGCTCATGGCTGA
- a CDS encoding DUF3488 and DUF4129 domain-containing transglutaminase family protein, translated as MADTTAPRARIRPGPVGPGVLAAGATLVSVWPYTTAVLPGLWTFVAGAVVIVVALTGILVRLATRAVRDSIRNPVVLVLQVLAAIVACTALLVGETAVVGLIPTTMSVQLIGIRLSQSMSEIGEGVAPIAGTLPMATLLGLAFAVVAILIDQLVARRQVVLAVVLTSVVGVAPMLISFSGVNMAWFLLQAIMILVLLRFGARHDRDATRESSQLVAAFTGVVAVAAALVLGPMLPVASALPGTGPMLTVSADLRLGDDLRRPEGIEALTLVTSAAAPPYLRMATLSRFDGDVWRPDRADRVPLRQGFGEREWDDPIRTVESTVSIRVLGFSSDRLPVPYAAERLSGTEGVWSAVPENRTVMSRSQDAAGADYTVSVATAAPTLEQIRAASAGGMRMPPLPDELPPIIAELAREVTAGATNDYDRLIALQDWFRGEFEYSLDAPVDAGFDGTGAEAVATFLEERTGYCIHFAGAFALMAKTLDMPVRIVVGYLPGGATDQRRDDDIVYSVSSDQLHSWPEVHFRDIGWVPFEPTATLGVPTDFIAAAAGGGSGSGPDAPAPTTAPTTGPSATPTSTAGADRDSGGGGGGALQTLDPTPVLVTVLGALAVLLLPALVRELRRAVRLGRARTGDAVAAWRELTDTLIDVGLPAPPAQTARARAEDLAARRGVDAEALAPLVRSVEFASYAKTRPHAGDLAAPLRVVINHLMDDLDKPRWVLTQLLPASLFTRRR; from the coding sequence ATGGCTGACACCACCGCGCCGCGCGCACGCATCCGTCCCGGCCCGGTCGGGCCCGGGGTGCTGGCCGCGGGCGCCACGCTGGTCTCCGTGTGGCCGTACACGACCGCGGTGCTGCCGGGGCTGTGGACATTCGTCGCCGGCGCGGTCGTGATCGTCGTGGCCCTCACCGGCATCCTCGTGCGCCTGGCCACACGTGCCGTGCGCGACAGCATCCGGAACCCGGTCGTCCTCGTGCTACAGGTGCTCGCCGCGATCGTCGCGTGCACCGCGCTGCTCGTCGGCGAGACCGCGGTGGTCGGGCTGATCCCCACGACGATGTCGGTGCAGCTGATCGGCATCCGCCTCTCGCAGAGCATGAGCGAGATCGGCGAAGGCGTCGCACCCATCGCGGGCACCCTGCCGATGGCGACGCTGCTGGGTCTGGCATTCGCGGTCGTGGCGATCCTCATCGATCAGCTCGTCGCCCGCAGGCAGGTCGTGCTGGCCGTGGTGCTCACCTCGGTCGTCGGCGTCGCGCCGATGCTCATCTCGTTCAGCGGGGTGAACATGGCGTGGTTCCTGCTGCAGGCGATCATGATCCTCGTGCTGCTGCGCTTCGGCGCCCGCCACGACCGGGATGCCACCAGGGAGTCCTCGCAGCTGGTGGCGGCCTTCACCGGCGTGGTCGCGGTCGCCGCGGCGCTCGTGCTCGGCCCGATGCTGCCGGTGGCATCCGCGCTGCCGGGCACCGGGCCGATGCTGACCGTCAGCGCCGACCTGCGCCTGGGCGATGACCTGCGCCGACCCGAGGGGATCGAGGCGCTGACGCTCGTCACCTCCGCCGCCGCGCCGCCGTATCTGCGGATGGCCACGCTGTCGCGCTTCGACGGCGACGTGTGGCGGCCTGACCGCGCCGATCGCGTGCCGCTGCGCCAGGGATTCGGCGAGCGCGAGTGGGACGACCCGATCCGCACCGTCGAGAGCACCGTGTCGATCCGCGTCCTCGGGTTCTCCAGCGACCGGCTGCCGGTGCCGTACGCCGCCGAGCGGCTCAGCGGCACCGAGGGCGTCTGGTCGGCGGTGCCCGAGAACCGCACCGTGATGAGCCGCTCGCAGGATGCTGCGGGCGCCGACTACACCGTCTCGGTCGCCACCGCGGCACCGACGCTGGAACAGATCCGCGCCGCCTCGGCGGGCGGGATGCGGATGCCGCCGCTGCCCGACGAGCTGCCGCCGATCATCGCCGAGCTGGCGCGCGAGGTCACCGCGGGCGCGACCAACGACTACGACCGGCTGATCGCCCTGCAGGACTGGTTCCGCGGAGAGTTCGAGTACTCGCTCGACGCCCCTGTCGACGCCGGCTTCGACGGTACGGGGGCCGAGGCGGTGGCGACCTTCCTCGAGGAGCGCACCGGGTACTGCATCCACTTCGCCGGGGCCTTCGCGCTCATGGCGAAGACCCTCGACATGCCGGTGCGGATCGTCGTCGGCTACCTGCCGGGCGGCGCCACCGATCAGCGCCGCGACGACGACATCGTGTACTCGGTGTCCAGTGATCAGCTGCACTCCTGGCCCGAGGTGCACTTCCGCGACATCGGCTGGGTGCCGTTCGAGCCGACCGCGACGCTGGGTGTGCCGACCGACTTCATCGCCGCGGCCGCCGGCGGCGGCAGCGGCAGCGGTCCGGATGCCCCGGCTCCGACCACCGCGCCGACGACGGGACCGTCGGCCACGCCCACCAGCACCGCGGGAGCCGACCGCGACTCCGGCGGCGGGGGCGGCGGCGCCCTGCAGACGCTCGACCCGACCCCGGTGCTGGTGACCGTGCTGGGCGCACTGGCCGTGCTGCTGCTGCCCGCGCTGGTGCGCGAGCTGCGCCGGGCCGTGCGGCTCGGGCGCGCCCGCACCGGCGATGCCGTGGCCGCCTGGCGGGAGCTGACCGACACGCTCATCGATGTGGGCCTTCCCGCACCGCCGGCGCAGACCGCGCGGGCGCGCGCCGAAGACCTGGCGGCCAGGCGCGGAGTGGATGCCGAGGCCCTCGCCCCGCTCGTGCGGTCGGTGGAGTTCGCCAGCTACGCGAAGACGCGGCCGCACGCGGGTGACCTCGCCGCCCCGCTGCGCGTGGTGATCAATCACCTGATGGACGACCTCGACAAGCCGCGCTGGGTGCTGACCCAGCTGCTGCCGGCGTCGCTGTTCACCCGCCGCCGCTGA
- a CDS encoding rhodanese-related sulfurtransferase, which produces MPTPKIVLFYAFAPLADPEAIRLWQRDLGEALKLRGRILISEHGINGTLGGDLPAVKKWLRGFREYPAFKDVDVKWSEGTGLDDDGYSVDFPKLSVKVRDEIVSFGAPGELAVDEHGVVGGGARLSPEQLHVLMAERGDEVVFFDGRNALEAEIGRFRDAIVPDVETTRDFVGLLDSGAYDDLKGKPVVTYCTGGIRCEVLSRLMVSRGFGEVYQLDGGIVRYGEAFGDDGLWEGSLYVFDKRGSIDFSDHAAVIGECTGCGASTKRTANCPDPSCRRQFVVCASCDTVRCAEHAAA; this is translated from the coding sequence GTGCCCACCCCCAAGATCGTGCTGTTCTACGCGTTCGCGCCGCTCGCGGATCCGGAGGCGATCCGGCTGTGGCAGCGCGACCTGGGCGAGGCGCTGAAGCTGCGGGGGCGCATCCTCATCTCCGAGCACGGCATCAACGGCACCCTCGGCGGCGACCTGCCCGCCGTGAAGAAGTGGCTGCGAGGGTTCCGCGAGTACCCGGCGTTCAAGGACGTCGACGTCAAGTGGAGCGAGGGCACGGGCCTCGACGACGACGGGTACAGCGTCGACTTCCCCAAGCTCAGCGTCAAGGTGCGTGACGAGATCGTGTCGTTCGGGGCGCCCGGCGAGCTGGCTGTCGACGAGCACGGCGTCGTCGGCGGGGGAGCACGCCTGAGCCCTGAGCAGCTGCACGTTCTGATGGCCGAACGCGGCGACGAGGTCGTCTTCTTCGACGGACGCAACGCGCTCGAGGCCGAGATCGGCCGCTTCCGCGACGCGATCGTGCCCGACGTCGAGACCACCCGCGACTTCGTCGGACTTCTCGACTCGGGCGCCTACGACGACCTGAAGGGCAAGCCGGTCGTCACGTACTGCACCGGCGGCATCCGCTGCGAGGTGCTCTCGCGTCTGATGGTCTCGCGCGGCTTCGGCGAGGTGTACCAGCTCGACGGCGGCATCGTCCGCTACGGCGAGGCGTTCGGTGACGACGGGTTGTGGGAGGGCTCGCTGTATGTCTTCGACAAGCGCGGCTCGATCGACTTCTCCGATCACGCGGCGGTGATCGGGGAGTGCACCGGCTGCGGGGCATCCACCAAGCGCACTGCGAACTGCCCCGACCCGTCGTGCCGGCGCCAGTTCGTCGTCTGCGCCAGCTGCGACACTGTGCGCTGCGCCGAGCACGCCGCCGCCTGA